The DNA sequence CCGGTTCAGCCGAAGAGCAGTGCCGCCTCTTCGTAGCGCGCCGGCGGGACGGTCTTGAGCCCGCCGGTCGCGTCCGCGATCGACACGTTCACGACATCGGTGCCGCGCAGCGACACCATCGAGCCCCAGCGACCCTCGTACGCGGCGTCGACCGCCGCCATACCGAGCCGCGTCGCGAGCACGCGGTCGTACGCGCTCGGCACGCCGCCGCGCTGCATGTGGCCGAGGACCGACGCGCGCGACTCGATGCCGGTGCGCTCCTCGATCATCGGGGCGAGCATCTCGCCGATCCCGCCAAGGCGCGGGCGGTTGAAGGCGTCCAGGCCCTTGTGCGAGTGCGCCTCCTCCATCGTGTCGAGGTGGAAGCCCTCGGAGACGACGATGACCGGGGCGCGGCCGCGGTCGCGCACCGACTCGACCCACTCGCAGATCTGCTCGATGGACTGCGGCTGCTCCGGGATGAGGATGGCGTGCGCGCCGCCGGCCATGCCCGAGTGCAGCGCGATCCACCCGACGTGGCGGCCCATGACCTCCACGACCATGCAGCGCTGGTGGGACTCGGCCGTGGTGCGGAGACGGTCGATGGCCTCGGTCGCGATCTCCACCGCGGTGTCGAAGCCGAAGGAGTAGTCGGTGGCGGCGAGGTCGTTGTCGATGGTCTTCGGGACGCCGACGATCTTCAGGCCCGCGTCGGTGAGCCGGCGGGCCGCGGTGAGGGTGCCCTCTCCGCCGATCGCGATGATCGCGTCGATGCCGTTCTCGTCCATCATCCGCTGGATGTTCTCGGGGCCGCCCTTGTCGCCCTCGAAGGGGTTCGTGCGGCTGGAGCCGAGGATGGTGCCGCCCTGGCGCGAGAGGCCGCGGACGCTGTGCCGGTCGAGCGGCATGATGTCGCCGTCGACCACGCCGCGCCAGCCGTAGCGGAAGCCGGCGAACTCGGACCCGTAGACACGGTCGCCCTTGAGGACCGCGCCGCGGATGACCGCGTTCAGTCCGGGACAGTCGCCGCCGCTGGTCAGGATGCCGATCT is a window from the Leifsonia shinshuensis genome containing:
- a CDS encoding 6-phosphofructokinase, which codes for MKIGILTSGGDCPGLNAVIRGAVLKGDRVYGSEFAGFRYGWRGVVDGDIMPLDRHSVRGLSRQGGTILGSSRTNPFEGDKGGPENIQRMMDENGIDAIIAIGGEGTLTAARRLTDAGLKIVGVPKTIDNDLAATDYSFGFDTAVEIATEAIDRLRTTAESHQRCMVVEVMGRHVGWIALHSGMAGGAHAILIPEQPQSIEQICEWVESVRDRGRAPVIVVSEGFHLDTMEEAHSHKGLDAFNRPRLGGIGEMLAPMIEERTGIESRASVLGHMQRGGVPSAYDRVLATRLGMAAVDAAYEGRWGSMVSLRGTDVVNVSIADATGGLKTVPPARYEEAALLFG